The proteins below come from a single Drosophila kikkawai strain 14028-0561.14 chromosome 3R, DkikHiC1v2, whole genome shotgun sequence genomic window:
- the LOC108073265 gene encoding another transcription unit protein — protein MVDPKVHSYSLNLSESEESADSSDFGSAREHSGSSGSEGSAATSARGKVHRSRSRTRRSSGKRAMEMSGSQRNHASKISIPIEDESSSASHSPSRVSSSSQSSSEGEATQSSTKSPAKLKSFSDNHVATSDSEDESMESSSEAIPKKESNPDTYVYSASSSEDEEMQSSYQPTSKGKPNSGTNTGTSSSEDETMQSLAKPTPKGKSIPDTDDEASSSEDEQRQGSPKPTSKGKSIPDTNAETLSSEDEQMQASPKPTSKKKSIPDTNAKTSSSEDEPIKTSPKPTSKGKSIPDTDDEASSSEDEPMQASPKPTSKEKSTPDTNDETSNSEDEPMQASPTSISKEKSRSGQNTDTSDSEDESGGKNISKLSELIGLEDISSASISDDDNNDNERVLSKLSDIRFDNDSGNSHMKNPETVEDQQRKVLGDKLTVKFKTTLPEVGAGLIGGPLQFLRVPQFIPVESGAFEAETFKNSMTPDDLKDEQARGDFLNRLKTTVRWRENQDQVRESNARIVRWSDGSETFHVGSEVFDVMHHKVIDDKNHLYVRLESCYQAQGSITDKMTLRPKLDSTFGQNHVQGLRNRAMNKPQTGVVKVLSDLVANPATDRDRRAKEEIANLRREEREKRREIQMSMRKPRVKPMPHCTADDSDPEQPTGDQEGLESGTAQSLCASSTWGSNTQGIRTNRNMAVNLGRSESTDEDDDEEDGYDSDVNDIINDDDLDEPSTSTSKSKMAPPSRRSSKSDSDEGPKSRIANRKTKRLIYSDSDSN, from the exons ATGGTGGATCCTAAAGTGCACAGCTATAGCTTGAACCTGAGTG AGAGCGAGGAAAGTGCCGATAGCTCCGATTTTGG TTCCGCCAGAGAGCACTCGGGCTCCAGCGGTTCTGAAGGTTCTGCTGCTACTTCAGCTCGCGGCAAGGTGCACAGAAGTCGCTCGCGCACTCGCCGATCATCGGGTAAAAGGGCCATGGAGATGAGCGGCTCACAAAGAAACCACGCTTCAAAGATTTCTATACCCATTGAGGACGAATCTTCCAGTGCTTCCCATTCCCCATCTCGAGTCAGTTCAAGCTCCCAGTCTAGCTCGGAGGGAGAAGCAACACAGTCATCGACCAAGTCACCAGCCAAGCTCAAGTCATTTTCAGACAATCATGTTGCTACGTCGGACTCGGAGGATGAATCAATGGAGTCATCGTCAGAAGCAATTCCCAAGAAAGAGTCAAATCctgatacatatgtatatagtgcCTCGAGCTCGGAAGATGAAGAAATGCAATCATCTTACCAACCAACCTCAAAGGGAAAGCCCAATTCCGGTACAAACACTGGGACTTCGTCATCAGAGGACGAAACGATGCAGTCATTGGCCAAGCCAACTCCCAAGGGAAAGTCGATTCCCGATACTGACGATGAAGCTTCGAGTTCGGAGGATGAACAGAGACAAGGATCTCCAAAGCCGACTTCCAAGGGAAAGTCGATTCCCGATACGAACGCTGAAACTTTGAGTTCAGAGGATGAACAGATGCAAGCATCGCCGAAACCGACATCCAAGAAAAAGTCAATTCCCGATACTAACGCTAAAACTTCGAGTTCGGAGGATGAACCTATAAAAACATCGCCCAAACCGACTTCCAAGGGCAAGTCTATTCCCGATACTGACGATGAAGCTTCGAGTTCGGAGGATGAACCGATGCAAGCATCGCCGAAACCGACATCCAAGGAAAAGTCAACTCCCGATACTAACGATGAAACTTCGAATTCAGAGGATGAACCGATGCAGGCATCGCCGACATCAATATCCAAGGAAAAATCACGTTCTGGTCAGAACACTGATACCTCTGATTCTGAGGACGAATCgggtggaaaaaatatatctaaattaAGTGAACTAATCGGACTGGAAGATATCTCTTCCGCCTCCATTTCCGATGatgataataatgataatgaaCGCGTGCTATCCAAGCTATCGGATATTCGATTCGACAACGATTCAGGAAATTCTCACATGAAGAATCCCGAAACTGTTGAAGATCAGCAAAGAAAGGTATTGGGAGACAAGTTGACTGTCAAGTTCAAGACCACCCTGCCGGAAGTTGGAGCTGGGCTGATCGGAGGTCCATTGCAATTTCTCAGAGTTCCTCAGTTCATACCCGTTGAGTCTGGGGCCTTCGAAGCTGAAACCTTTAAAAACAGCATGACGCCAGATGATCTGAAGGACGAGCAAGCCCGTGGGGATTTCCTGAATCGCCTGAAGACAACAGTGCGTTGGAGAGAGAACCAAGACCAGGTCAGGGAATCGAATGCTCGGATTGTGCGCTGGTCCGATGGCTCCGAGACCTTTCATGTGGGCTCCGAGGTCTTCGATGTGATGCACCATAAGGTGATCGATGACAAAAACCACTTGTATGTCCGCCTGGAGAGCTGCTACCAAGCCCAGGGATCCATCACCGACAAGATGACTCTGCGGCCGAAGCTGGACTCCACCTTTGGTCAGAACCATGTGCAGGGCCTGCGAAATAGAGCTATGAATAAGCCACAGACGGGCGTTGTTAAGGTGCTCTCGGATTTGGTCGCCAATCCTGCAACAGATCGAGATCGTCGGGCCAAGGAGGAGATAGCCAATCTCCGCAGGGAGGAGCGAGAAAAGCGGCGTGAGATTCAGATGAGCATGAGAAAACCGCGTGTAAAGCCCATGCCTCATTGCACGGCAGATGATTCGGACCCGGAGCAGCCAACCGGCGATCAAGAGGGTCTGGAAAGCGGAACTGCCCAATCTCTCTGCGCCTCCTCGACCTGGGGCAGTAACACCCAAGGCATACGCACCAACCGTAACATGGCCGTGAATCTCGGGAGATCAGAGTCGACtgacgaggacgacgacgaagaaGACGGTTACGACAGCGATGTGAACGACATAATAAACGATGACGATCTCGATGAGCCGAGCACCAGCACCTCCAAGTCGAAGATGGCACCTCCAAGCCGCCGCAGCTCGAAGTCGGACTCCGACGAGGGTCCCAAGTCGCGCATCGCTAACCGAAAGACCAAGCGGCTGATTTACTCCGATTCGGACTCGAACTAA
- the Rh3 gene encoding opsin Rh3, whose amino-acid sequence MESANVSASLFGNVSSVLRPEPRLSAESRLLGWNVPPEELRHIPEHWLTYPEPPESMNYLLGTLYIFFTLMSMLGNGLVIWVFSAAKSLRTPSNILVINLAFCDFMMMVKTPIFIYNSFHQGYALGHLGCQIFGIIGSYTGIAAGATNAFIAYDRFNVITRPMEGKMTHGKAIAMIIFIYMYATPWVVACYTETWGRFVPEGYLTSCTFDYLTDNFDTRLFVGCIFFFSFVCPTTMITYYYSQIVGHVFSHEKALRDQAKKMNVDSLRSNVDKSKETAEIRIAKAAITICFLFFCSWTPYGVMSLIGAFGDKSLLTPGATMIPACACKMVACIDPFVYAISHPRYRMELQKRCPWLAINEKAPESSAVASTSTTQEQQQSTAA is encoded by the coding sequence ATGGAGTCCGCTAACGTGTCGGCGAGTCTGTTTGGCAACGTGTCCTCCGTGCTACGGCCGGAGCCGCGCCTGTCCGCGGAGTCGCGCCTGCTGGGCTGGAATGTTCCGCCAGAGGAGCTGCGTCACATACCCGAGCACTGGCTTACGTACCCAGAGCCGCCCGAGTCGATGAACTACCTGCTGGGCACTCTCTACATATTCTTCACGCTGATGTCAATGCTGGGCAATGGGCTGGTCATCTGGGTCTTCTCGGCAGCAAAGTCGCTGCGTACTCCCTCAAACATACTGGTGATCAACCTGGCCTTCTGCGACTTCATGATGATGGTCAAAACGCCGATATTCATATACAACAGCTTCCACCAGGGCTATGCCCTGGGGCACCTGGGGTGCCAGATCTTCGGCATCATTGGCTCGTACACGGGCATTGCGGCGGGTGCCACTAACGCCTTCATAGCCTACGACCGCTTCAACGTTATCACCCGACCCATGGAGGGCAAGATGACGCACGGCAAGGCCATTGCCATGATCATCTTCATCTACATGTATGCCACCCCGTGGGTGGTGGCCTGCTACACGGAAACGTGGGGTCGCTTCGTGCCGGAGGGCTACCTGACCTCCTGCACCTTCGATTATCTGACCGACAACTTCGATACCCGCCTCTTTGTGGGCTGCATTTTCTTCTTCAGCTTCGTGTGCCCCACCACGATGATCACCTACTACTACTCCCAGATTGTGGGCCACGTCTTTAGCCACGAGAAAGCCTTGAGGGATCAGGCCAAGAAGATGAACGTGGATTCGCTGCGCTCGAATGTGGACAAGAGCAAGGAGACGGCGGAAATTAGGATTGCCAAGGCGGCCATCACGATCTGCTTCCTGTTCTTCTGTTCCTGGACCCCCTACGGAGTGATGTCGCTGATTGGCGCCTTCGGGGACAAGAGTCTCCTGACCCCGGGCGCCACCATGATCCCAGCCTGCGCCTGCAAAATGGTGGCCTGCATCGATCCCTTCGTCTATGCCATCAGCCATCCCAGATACCGCATGGAACTGCAGAAGCGCTGTCCCTGGCTGGCGATTAACGAGAAGGCACCGGAATCGTCGGCCGTTGCCTCCACCAGCACCAcgcaggagcaacagcagtcCACCGCCGCCTAA
- the LOC108073326 gene encoding uncharacterized protein isoform X1 codes for MAYSGIPLPGIVSPDESVEEFAKLYGNNNVGRMMIMASTIGNPYGLPGRLEESYTSEYFPNLSRPGYVDDRYVHSVCSRASHGPRTMRRGRGGYGDYCNRSPAMGHSSPRYSHQQEGWAYPRPSQGSGSTRHGGYGDHYSQRVYPLQQGQFSVPEHQSPYSFPAPERYPWL; via the exons atGGCATATAGCGGCATCCCACTTCCCGGAATTGTGTCTCCGGAT GAAAGCGTCGAAGAGTTTGCAAAGCTctatggcaacaacaatgtgGGGAGGATGATGATAATGGCTTCAACAATCGGCAATCCGTACGGACTGCCTGGTAGGCTCGAGGAGAGTTATACTTCCGAATACTTTCCAAATTTGAGCCGCCCGGGTTACGTTGACGACCGATATGTACA TTCCGTTTGTTCCAGAGCCTCCCACGGACCTAGAACCATGAGGCGTGGACGTGGGGGCTATGGTGACTATTGCAATCGGTCGCCAGCAATGGGGCACTCTAGCCCTAGATACTCACATCAGCAAGAAGGTTGGGCATATCCCAGGCCTTCCCAGGGCTCAGGGTCCACGAGACATGGAGGCTATGGTGACCATTATAGTCAGCGAGTGTACCCTCTGCAACAAGGACAGTTCTCCGTACCTGAACATCAAAGTCCATATAGCTTTCCAGCTCCAGAGAGATATCCCTGGCTTTAA
- the LOC108073326 gene encoding uncharacterized protein isoform X2, which yields MAYSGIPLPGIVSPDESVEEFAKLYGNNNVGRMMIMASTIGNPYGLPGRLEESYTSEYFPNLSRPGYVDDRYVQASHGPRTMRRGRGGYGDYCNRSPAMGHSSPRYSHQQEGWAYPRPSQGSGSTRHGGYGDHYSQRVYPLQQGQFSVPEHQSPYSFPAPERYPWL from the exons atGGCATATAGCGGCATCCCACTTCCCGGAATTGTGTCTCCGGAT GAAAGCGTCGAAGAGTTTGCAAAGCTctatggcaacaacaatgtgGGGAGGATGATGATAATGGCTTCAACAATCGGCAATCCGTACGGACTGCCTGGTAGGCTCGAGGAGAGTTATACTTCCGAATACTTTCCAAATTTGAGCCGCCCGGGTTACGTTGACGACCGATATGTACA AGCCTCCCACGGACCTAGAACCATGAGGCGTGGACGTGGGGGCTATGGTGACTATTGCAATCGGTCGCCAGCAATGGGGCACTCTAGCCCTAGATACTCACATCAGCAAGAAGGTTGGGCATATCCCAGGCCTTCCCAGGGCTCAGGGTCCACGAGACATGGAGGCTATGGTGACCATTATAGTCAGCGAGTGTACCCTCTGCAACAAGGACAGTTCTCCGTACCTGAACATCAAAGTCCATATAGCTTTCCAGCTCCAGAGAGATATCCCTGGCTTTAA